The following coding sequences are from one Veillonella rodentium window:
- a CDS encoding ComF family protein: protein MSLWDFLFPPTCPHCGAEVASQGDWCESCFTELLHIRHVPNKFLHHLDDVCILADYKGGMKSMIYDVKFNEKKEQSKGAAPFLVSYNFYMHRKFNSVTVNSYVFDYIVPVPSGAAKREQRGYNQVDLFFKPWADALHHMYPTYFAWLDCLYKFDTERDMWSLTHKERQANINDAFMMHCDYDDVNLEGKRILIVDDIYTTGATLEAVAKILRLKRPKKLEALTLASGSF, encoded by the coding sequence ATGAGTTTATGGGATTTCTTATTTCCTCCTACATGTCCGCATTGCGGTGCTGAGGTAGCATCACAAGGGGATTGGTGTGAATCCTGTTTTACCGAACTTTTACATATTCGCCATGTACCTAATAAGTTTTTACATCATTTAGATGATGTATGCATATTGGCCGACTACAAGGGCGGTATGAAGTCCATGATATATGATGTCAAATTCAACGAAAAAAAGGAGCAGTCCAAAGGGGCTGCTCCTTTTCTAGTATCGTACAACTTTTACATGCACAGAAAATTTAACAGTGTTACTGTAAACTCGTATGTATTTGATTATATTGTTCCTGTTCCATCCGGTGCGGCTAAGAGAGAACAACGCGGATATAATCAGGTAGATCTATTTTTTAAACCTTGGGCGGATGCATTACATCATATGTATCCTACATATTTTGCGTGGCTTGATTGCCTTTACAAATTTGATACGGAGCGTGATATGTGGAGCCTGACACATAAAGAACGGCAAGCTAATATTAACGATGCTTTCATGATGCATTGTGATTATGATGATGTTAATCTGGAAGGAAAGAGAATTCTTATTGTGGATGATATTTATACGACCGGTGCCACCTTGGAGGCGGTAGCTAAAATATTGCGATTA